A portion of the Ferrimicrobium sp. genome contains these proteins:
- the zapE gene encoding cell division protein ZapE — translation MEMLLGYPALAPSQEELIAAMVPPRGFTDATFDSYHPDLRFPSQQRAKEVLHAFTVERAAQAHSHRLWRRSTVYQPVGWYLDGGFGVGKTHLLAATFHAWSGSKFYTSFSGLTSLVGALSFAGALQLLRGTSLLAIDEFELDDPGDTVLISRLADELRMTGTNLVVTSNTLPDRLGEGRFGADDFLREIQGLAEAFKVLSIEGGDFRRRGFALDREMSGVGSLPESTVHIGLSELLDQLRRVHPIRYRGVVQKLDAVEIHDVVPIALQSDALHFCSLVDVLYDQGVAVRLRGGAVRDLFPASFLAGGFRQKYGRCLSRLYELGSIEPLSMQRDREGGSRSA, via the coding sequence ATGGAGATGTTGCTTGGCTACCCGGCCCTCGCCCCGAGTCAGGAAGAGTTAATCGCTGCCATGGTTCCTCCTCGCGGGTTCACAGATGCGACTTTTGATTCCTACCACCCAGACCTCCGGTTTCCTTCGCAGCAGCGAGCCAAGGAAGTGCTCCACGCGTTTACGGTCGAGCGTGCGGCGCAGGCCCACAGTCATCGATTGTGGCGACGATCGACGGTGTATCAGCCGGTGGGTTGGTATCTGGATGGCGGGTTTGGAGTGGGCAAGACTCACCTGTTGGCTGCAACGTTTCATGCCTGGTCGGGGTCGAAGTTTTATACCTCCTTCTCCGGGCTGACGAGTCTTGTTGGAGCGCTTTCTTTCGCTGGTGCGCTTCAACTCCTTCGAGGGACGAGCCTGCTGGCGATCGATGAGTTTGAGCTTGACGATCCGGGGGACACGGTCCTCATCAGCAGACTCGCTGACGAGCTACGTATGACCGGCACCAACCTCGTGGTGACATCGAACACCTTGCCCGACCGACTCGGAGAGGGGCGTTTCGGTGCGGATGACTTTCTGCGTGAGATACAGGGGCTGGCGGAAGCGTTCAAGGTGCTTTCGATTGAGGGCGGGGATTTCCGACGGCGGGGCTTTGCGCTCGATCGCGAGATGAGTGGGGTTGGATCGTTGCCGGAGAGTACGGTGCACATCGGGCTAAGCGAACTGCTGGACCAGCTCCGCCGAGTTCATCCGATTCGTTATCGTGGAGTCGTACAGAAGCTTGATGCGGTTGAGATACACGATGTCGTTCCCATTGCGCTCCAAAGCGATGCGTTGCACTTTTGTAGCCTTGTTGACGTTCTCTATGATCAAGGGGTCGCTGTGCGATTGCGAGGGGGTGCTGTTCGAGATCTGTTCCCGGCGAGTTTCTTGGCCGGGGGGTTCAGACAGAAGTACGGCCGCTGCCTCTCACGCCTCTATGAGCTCGGGAGTATCGAACCTTTGTCAATGCAAAGGGATCGTGAAGGTGGCTCGCGATCCGCCTAG
- a CDS encoding GAF domain-containing protein — protein sequence MRTNLVEVDRLVDEPRLKDIFAALVDVVSKLDMDETLALLAEHARTLTRARYAAIGVVDPGQPDQLLDFVTSGISSEERKHIGDLPSGGGLLGAVIDSHAPVISDSIAKDPRAAGFPPNHPFMQHFLGVPIITGEKVFGNIYVTDRLDNEPFDQIDLAILETLATGAAAVIGNLLLRQALALAQIEDDRARIARDLHDDIVQRLFAVGLQLQAALPSLQGTDGFLFVRQAIDDLDTAIGEIRTTIFQLEPAQEGSSRSEVLDLVSRLCTIADLKYHVVFTGPIDTVLTNTKQTLLLTVLRELITNAIKHAHAHELRIEIEVAAMLSIVVIDDGVGIGNHPRLGHGIANLEAKATARGGTFAIEASPLGGSRATFTIPLH from the coding sequence ATGAGGACTAACCTAGTCGAGGTGGACCGACTGGTAGACGAACCGCGTTTGAAAGACATCTTTGCCGCGTTAGTCGACGTCGTAAGCAAGCTCGACATGGATGAGACATTGGCGCTCCTCGCCGAACACGCTCGTACGCTTACCCGTGCGCGATATGCAGCAATCGGCGTAGTTGATCCAGGGCAACCGGACCAGCTACTTGACTTTGTCACATCGGGCATCAGCTCCGAGGAGCGAAAGCACATCGGCGATCTCCCTTCCGGTGGCGGACTTCTCGGCGCGGTTATCGACTCTCACGCTCCCGTCATCTCTGACTCCATCGCAAAGGATCCACGAGCCGCTGGTTTCCCCCCAAACCACCCGTTCATGCAACACTTCCTAGGCGTTCCGATTATCACTGGTGAGAAAGTCTTTGGCAACATCTACGTAACCGACCGCCTCGACAATGAACCGTTCGATCAGATCGATCTCGCCATCCTTGAGACTCTCGCCACCGGTGCGGCCGCAGTAATCGGCAACCTACTGTTGCGACAGGCGCTCGCTCTCGCGCAAATCGAGGACGACCGGGCACGCATTGCCCGAGACCTCCACGATGACATCGTCCAACGCCTCTTCGCAGTGGGCCTCCAGCTGCAGGCCGCATTGCCCTCGCTGCAGGGGACTGATGGCTTCCTTTTCGTCCGCCAAGCGATCGACGATCTCGATACCGCAATCGGCGAAATCCGAACGACAATCTTTCAACTCGAACCAGCGCAGGAGGGGTCATCGCGTTCAGAAGTACTCGACCTTGTCTCGCGGCTCTGCACCATTGCTGATCTGAAGTACCACGTCGTTTTTACCGGCCCAATCGATACCGTTCTCACAAACACCAAACAGACCCTTCTCCTCACGGTCCTGCGAGAACTCATCACCAACGCCATCAAACACGCTCATGCTCATGAACTCCGCATTGAAATTGAAGTCGCTGCAATGCTCAGCATCGTCGTCATCGATGACGGCGTGGGTATTGGCAACCATCCTCGCCTCGGCCATGGCATCGCAAACCTCGAAGCCAAGGCAACAGCCAGAGGTGGGACCTTCGCAATTGAGGCCAGCCCCCTAGGCGGATCGCGAGCCACCTTCACGATCCCTTTGCATTGA